One window of Ziziphus jujuba cultivar Dongzao chromosome 5, ASM3175591v1 genomic DNA carries:
- the LOC107407847 gene encoding NAC domain-containing protein 83: MSLSKASPSADISLYCTDKELFMSLEKMMAGSPLPDNVLPLNPYDIKPDNLPVDIWFFNQPNENKDTRSSGRWKTKGEACELFSNSSFIGWRSTLEFYEGQAPHEHKTDWVMQEYWITLRLSEDVSAMGPCSLCRVFLVQNADTASHSTESVVQNAENYVGQSSSSRQQVNKTGNLSVRERIPVENAPEIDYVSRGDYMELLDLDTPVSPSSSSDSSCVTMSSNECFDSLALLQDLEPETNNEPVQKDAGCKFNIAASIKPTEVVICPAFSGTLDKSPNEQVPGTDRSTPGSALLSQISDKNNLKNPSGNQKPDFRNEGTSSNSERLAATCSSYMAAPREEKKPSIARKGSLKKYCCCLPF; the protein is encoded by the exons ATGTCTCTATCCAAGGCTTCTCCATCTGCTGATATCAGTCTGTATTGTACCGATAAGGAGCTCTTCATGTCTTTGGAGAAAATGATGGCTGGATCACCACTTCCGGACAATGTGCTTCCACTAAATCCTTATGACATTAAGCCAGATAATTTACCTG TTGACATTTGGTTCTTCAATCAACCTAATGAGAACAAAGATACAAGAAGTTCTGGACGCTGGAAGACCAAAGGGGAGGCCTGTGAATTATTTTCAAACTCTTCCTTCATCGGTTGGAGAAGTACGCTCGAATTCTATGAAGGCCAAGCTCCTCATGAGCATAAAACGGACTGGGTAATGCAAGAATACTGGATAACTCTGAGGTTGTCTGAAGACGTCAGTGCAATG GGACCTTGCTCACTTTGCAGAGTCTTTCTTGTTCAAAATGCCGACACAGCCAGTCACTCAACAGAGTCAGTTGTTCAAAATGCTGAAAATTATGTTGGACAAAGTTCTTCTAGCAGGCAGCAG GTGAACAAGACGGGAAATTTATCAGTTAGAGAAAGAATTCCTGTGGAAAATGCCCCTGAGATCGATTATGTTTCCAGAGGTGACTACATGGAATTGCTGGATCTTGACACTCCAGTGTCACCTTCTTCAAGTTCGGATTCGAGTTGTGTGACAATGTCATCGAATGAATGCTTTGATTCGCTGGCATTGTTGCAAGACCTAGAGCCTGAAACTAACAATGAACCGGTGCAAAAAGATGCAGGTTGCAAGTTCAATATCGCTGCATCTATAAAACCAACTGAGGTGGTCATATGTCCAGCCTTTTCAg GAACTCTTGACAAGTCACCAAATGAACAAGTTCCCGGGACTGATAGATCTACACCTGGTTCAGCACTTTTGAGCCAAATctcagataaaaataatttgaagaatCCAAGCGGAAATCAGAAACCAGATTTCAGGAATGAAGGTACATCATCGAATTCTGAAAGGCTAGCTGCAACATGCAGCAGCTATATGGCAGcaccaagagaagaaaagaaaccgTCCATTGCCAGAAAGGGAAGTCTTAAGAAGTACTGCTGCTGCCTGCCATTTTAG
- the LOC107420243 gene encoding methyltransferase-like protein 2 has translation MEKSKMSNKLSTFMESGIYRFDDTNAVFIDPVRVLNRSYNRFKVSPSAYYSRFFEESKQTAKESSNSRKRKRKEKKKSHPLNERERAADQRHQELRPLLVKAHESLLRATDLLEVMSNLRGGLDSSPSKCGGLSSPRVQQSFVELGRVWQAPLYEITLKFHTTIKQNEDGGSPIKENFEQRVFPVFDNLVVNETGDEVEAEFLNSQYILPPDSGFYMSDLGQIHNLIPAESDCGFNLIVVDPPWENGSARQKSRYPTLPNRYFLSLPIKQLSHNKGALVALWVTNREKLRGFVEEELFPAWGVRYMATFYWLKVKANGSMVGDLDLFHHRPYECILLGQCYGEKNSEDLPRFKTLKNNQIIISVPGDYSRKPPLGELLLEYITGINPTRCIELFAREIIAGWVSWGNEPLHFQESRSFTRG, from the exons ATGGAGAAATCGAAAATGAGCAACAAGCTCTCTACGTTTATGGAATCTGGAATTTACCGGTTCGATGATACGAACGCCGTTTTCATAGACCCGGTTCGCGTCCTTAACCGTTCGTACAATCGGTTTAAGGTTTCACCATCCGCGTACTACTCACGCTTCTTCGAAGAATCCAAACAAACCGCAAAAGAATCGTCGAATTCGAGAAAACGGAAgcggaaggagaagaagaaatccCATCCTCTTAACGAAAGAGAGCGAGCCGCTGATCAGCGTCACCAG GAATTAAGGCCTTTGTTAGTAAAAGCTCACGAATCTTTGCTCAGAGCTACCGATCTTTTAGAGGTTATGAGCAATTTGCGAGGTGGTTTAGATTCTTCGCCATCAAAATGCGGAGGCTTATCTTCACCTAGAGTTCAACAGTCATTTGTTGAACTCGGACGTGTTTGGCAAGCTCCTCTGTATGAAATTACTCTCAAATTCCATACGACAATCAAACAAAACGAAGATGGAG GTTCTCCAATCAAGGAAAACTTTGAACAACGAGTTTTCCCCGTATTTGATAATTTAGTTGTTAACGAGACCGGTGATGAAGTGGAGGCTGAATTCTTGAACAGTCAATATATATTACCTCCTGATAGTGGCTTCTATATG TCTGACCTGGGGCAGATTCACAACCTAATTCCTG CTGAGTCTGATTGTGGCTTCAATCTTATTGTGGTCGATCCACCATGGGAAAATGGAAGTGCCCGCCAGAAATCAAG GTACCCAACTTTGCCGAACAGATATTTCTTATCCCTTCCTATCAAGCAACTTAGTCACAACAAAGGAGCACTTGTAGCTTTATGGGTAACCAATAGAGAAAAACTACGTGGCTTTGTTGAAGAAGAGCTATTTCCTGCATGGGGAGTTAGATACATGGCTACCTTTTATTGGTTGAAG GTGAAAGCAAATGGTTCAATGGTTGGTGATCTGGACCTCTTTCATCATAGACCATATGAATGCATTCTTTTGGGACAGTGTTATGGAGAGAAGAATTCTGAGGACTTGCCGAgatttaaaactttaaagaaTAATCAAATCATCATTAGTGTCCCAGGGGATTACTCGAGGAAGCCTCCGCTCGGAG AGTTGCTATTGGAGTATATTACTGGAATTAATCCTACCCGGTGTATTGAACTATTTGCCAGAGAAATTATAGCTGGATGGGTTTCTTGGGGGAATGAACCCCTTCATTTCCAGGAGTCACGATCTTTTACAAGGGGTTAG
- the LOC107420215 gene encoding protein BRASSINAZOLE-RESISTANT 1: MTSDGATSAATARRKPSWRERENNRRRERRRRAIAAKIYAGLRAQGNFNLPKHCDNNEVLKALCIEAGWTVEEDGTTYRKGMKPPPIDPGTSSTKITAFSSQNPSPLSSSFPSPIPSYQVSPSSSSFPSPSRFDGGYNPSNLIPYLRNAIPSSLPPLRISNSAPVTPPLSSPTSKNPKPIPNWEAIAKESMASFSYPLYAVSAPASPTRHQLHFPAAAPIPECDESDTSTVDSGQWVSFQKFAPSAAAMPTSPTFNLVKPVAPQVLPSNVVAENARGSEFDFGGGQVKPWVGEKIHEVGLDDLELTLGSGKARS, from the exons ATGACGTCAGATGGAGCAACATCAGCAGCGACGGCTAGAAGAAAACCGTCgtggagggagagagagaacaaCAGGAGGAGAGAGAGGAGGAGGCGAGCTATAGCAGCGAAGATATATGCTGGGCTTAGAGCTCAGGGGAACTTCAACCTTCCCAAACACTGCGATAACAACGAGGTCTTGAAAGCTCTCTGCATCGAAGCCGGTTGGACAGTCGAAGAAGATGGTACTACCTACCGAAAG GGAATGAAGCCACCCCCAATTGATCCAGGCACTTCCAGTACCAAAATCACTGCTTTCAGTTCCCAAAATCCAAGTCCATTGTCTTCATCCTTTCCCAGTCCAATCCCTTCTTACCAAGTCAGTCCCTCCTCTTCTTCCTTCCCGAGCCCCTCTCGTTTTGATGGTGGCTATAATCCATCCAATCTCATTCCCTATTTGCGAAATGCTATTCCTTCATCCCTTCCTCCCCTCCGAATTTCAAACAGTGCTCCTGTAACCCCGCCTCTGTCCTCCCCAACCTCGAAAAATCCTAAGCCAATTCCCAACTGGGAGGCCATTGCCAAAGAATCCATGGCTTCCTTCAGTTACCCTCTCTATGCTGTTTCTGCCCCGGCTAGTCCTACTCGTCACCAGTTACACTTCCCGGCTGCCGCCCCTATTCCTGAATGCGATGAATCTGATACATCCACTGTCGATTCTGGCCAATGGGTTAGCTTCCAAAAATTTGCACCCTCTGCAGCTGCAATGCCAACCTCTCCAACCTTTAATCTTGTGAAACCTGTTGCTCCTCAAGTTTTGCCTAGCAATGTAGTCGCAGAGAATGCGAGGGGATCAGAATTCGACTTTGGGGGTGGGCAGGTAAAGCCATGGGTTGGAGAGAAAATTCATGAAGTTGGATTGGATGATCTGGAACTCACACTGGGAAGTGGGAAAGCCCGGAGTTGA
- the LOC107420223 gene encoding uncharacterized protein LOC107420223 — MSVATKLRSPVCEPRAILGPGGNRVRVSEDLKRKNEGMKKPQRPPRKPVSEMPETAVRNNVSVDSSCSSDSSSSGSLAKTVSSRRTVRRNGLRPRPVKVVPDGVEVGAVSPKLSGPPKRCDWITPNSDPVYTSFHDEEWGIPVYDDRKLFELLVFSQALAELSWPAILNKRDIFRKLLDNFDPSSVAQFTEKKLLSLKVNGVLLLSETKLRAIVENAKQVLKVQQEFGSFNNYCWSFVNHKPLRNGYRYARQVPVKSPKAEVISKDLMQRGFRCVGPTVIYSFMQVAGIVNDHLLACFRYQECSTVNATKDSKPKIEDTERLIEAVEKTRLS, encoded by the exons ATGTCTGTGGCCACAAAGCTACGGTCACCGGTTTGCGAGCCCCGAGCCATTCTTGGTCCAGGAGGAAACAGAGTTAGGGTTTCTGAGGACCTGAAACGCAAAAACGAGGGCATGAAAAAGCCACAGAGGCCGCCGAGAAAGCCTGTTTCAGAAATGCCGGAGACAGCTGTACGGAACAACGTATCCGTCGACAGCTCGTGCTCTTCGGACTCTTCGTCAAGCGGTTCTCTGGCCAAAACGGTGAGCTCGAGAAGAACGGTTAGGCGTAACGGGTTAAGGCCCAGGCCCGTGAAGGTCGTTCCGGACGGTGTCGAGGTTGGGGCTGTGTCACCGAAGCTCTCAGGCCCACCTAAACGGTGTGATTGGATCACACCTAATTCTG ACCCGGTTTATACTTCATTTCACGATGAAGAATGGGGAATTCCAGTTTATGATGACAGGAAGTTGTTTGAACTGCTTGTCTTCTCGCAAGCTCTAGCAGAACTCAGTTGGCCTGCTATTTTAAACAAGAGAGACATTTTcag GAAACTTTTGGACAATTTTGATCCATCATCTGTTGCACAGTTCACCGAGAAGAAGTTGCTATCTCTAAAAGTAAATGGCGTACTATTGCTATCTGAAACAAAGCTACGCGCAATTGTGGAGAATGCTAAACAAGTGCTCAAG GTCCAACAGGAGTTTGGTTCCTTCAATAATTATTGCTGGAGCTTTGTGAACCACAAACCACTTAGAAATGGATATCGTTATGCACGTCAAGTACCAGTCAAATCACCAAAAGCAGAAGTCATAAGCAAGGATTTGATGCAGAGAGGATTCCGGTGTGTGGGTCCGACAGTCATTTACTCATTCATGCAGGTGGCGGGAATTGTTAACGATCATCTCTTAGCTTGCTTCAGATATCAGGAATGCAGCACTGTAAACGCCACAAAGGATTCTAAACCTAAGATTGAAGATACAGAGCGACTCATTGAAGCCGTGGAGAAGACAAGGCTATCATAA
- the LOC125422861 gene encoding anthocyanidin 3-O-glucosyltransferase 5-like: MVVSAESETATKPHVAVVASPGMGHIVPLFELAKRLVTHHGLRVSFLNITTEASTAQTQLLHSPDLPSGLDVVDLPPVDLSTIVSEDALVLTRLCINVDESFRCLKSVLLKLGKPNAVVIDLFCTQALEVCEELSIPLYSFCTTSSAFLAFSLYLPTMDREIEGEYVDLPEAVQLPGCSRVRIEDLLDQVRDRKNDDYKWFLYHVSRLPKAAGILINTWEDLEPVALRAIRENPTYQEIPIPQIYPVGPLIKDTEPLTASVVDCLAWLDKQPTDSVIFIALGSGGTLSTQQLTEFAWGLERSRQRFLWVVRLPSDIACDSASFFGAGYEANGWKEYLPEGFLERTKEVGLVVSSWAPQVAVLSHPSTGAFVSHCGWNSSLESIMCGVPMIGWPLYSEQRMNATMLMEDVGVLTKPVVEPGQETIGRLEIERLMRTAIEGEKGKASRRKAKELKESARKALSTGGTSYESLSCLTKQWEAY, encoded by the coding sequence ATGGTGGTTTCGGCGGAATCAGAGACCGCTACGAAACCTCACGTTGCGGTGGTGGCAAGCCCAGGGATGGGCCACATCGTTCCTCTGTTCGAGCTCGCTAAACGCCTCGTCACCCACCACGGTCTCCGTGTAAGCTTTCTTAACATCACCACCGAAGCTTCCACCGCTCAGACACAGCTCCTTCATTCTCCGGACCTTCCTTCCGGTCTCGACGTCGTCGACCTCCCTCCGGTCGATTTATCCACAATCGTAAGCGAAGATGCGCTGGTCTTGACCCGTCTATGCATCAACGTCGATGAAAGTTTCCGGTGCCTGAAGTCTGTCCTCCTCAAGCTAGGCAAGCCTAATGCCGTCGTCATTGATCTGTTTTGCACCCAAGCTTTGGAAGTTTGCGAAGAACTTTCAATCCCATTGTACTCCTTCTGCACAACCTCTTCGGCTTTTCTTGCTTTCTCGCTCTATCTTCCTACTATGGACCGTGAGATAGAAGGTGAGTATGTGGATCTTCCCGAAGCGGTTCAGTTACCCGGTTGCTCTCGTGTACGGATCGAGGACCTTCTCGACCAAGTTCGGGATCGCAAAAACGATGACTATAAATGGTTTTTGTACCACGTTAGCAGGTTGCCAAAAGCGGCTGGAATTTTAATCAACACGTGGGAGGATCTCGAACCTGTAGCCCTTCGAGCCATCAGGGAAAACCCCACGTATCAAGAAATACCTATACCCCAGATTTACCCAGTTGGACCGTTGATCAAAGATACCGAGCCGTTGACCGCATCGGTAGTTGACTGTCTAGCGTGGCTCGACAAGCAACCAACCGACTCGGTCATTTTCATCGCACTCGGTAGCGGCGGGACCTTGTCCACTCAACAACTCACCGAGTTTGCATGGGGGTTAGAACGGAGCAGGCAGCGGTTCCTTTGGGTTGTGCGTTTGCCATCTGATATTGCTTGTGATTCGGCGTCGTTTTTTGGTGCCGGTTACGAAGCAAATGGCTGGAAGGAATATTTACCAGAGGGGTTCTTGGAGAGGACCAAAGAAGTGGGACTCGTAGTATCATCTTGGGCCCCACAGGTGGCGGTGCTAAGCCACCCATCGACCGGCGCGTTTGTATCGCACTGCGGATGGAACTCATCGTTAGAAAGCATCATGTGCGGAGTCCCGATGATCGGTTGGCCGCTTTACTCGGAGCAGCGAATGAATGCCACGATGCTGATGGAGGATGTGGGAGTGCTTACGAAGCCGGTGGTGGAACCTGGACAGGAAACGATCGGACGGCTAGAGATTGAGAGGTTGATGAGGACGGCCATCGaaggagagaaaggaaaagcGAGTAGACGGAAGGCTAAAGAATTAAAAGAAAGCGCGAGGAAAGCCTTGAGTACTGGTGGTACTTCTTACGAATCACTTTCTTGTCTGACCAAACAATGGGAAGCTTATTAG